A portion of the Pseudomonas sp. PSE14 genome contains these proteins:
- the cysT gene encoding sulfate ABC transporter permease subunit CysT — translation MSRRISPVIPGFGLTLGYTLVYLSLLVLIPLGAMFLKTTQLSWDQFWTIITAPRVIAALKLSFGTALIAALINGVIGTLLAWVLVRYRFPGRKIIDAMIDLPFALPTAVAGIALTALYAPNGLVGRFATEIGLKIAYTPLGITLALTFVVLPFVVRTVQPVLADIPREVEEAAACLGAKPLQVFRHVLLPALLPAWLTGFALAFARGVGEYGSVIFIAGNMPMKTEILPLLIMVKLDQYDYTGATAIGVLMLVVAFVLLLLINLLQRRIETP, via the coding sequence ATGTCACGACGCATCTCCCCGGTCATACCCGGCTTCGGGCTGACTCTGGGCTACACCCTGGTGTATCTCAGCCTGTTGGTGCTGATTCCGCTGGGGGCCATGTTCCTCAAGACGACCCAACTCTCCTGGGATCAGTTCTGGACCATCATCACCGCGCCGCGCGTCATCGCCGCGCTCAAGCTGAGCTTCGGCACCGCGCTGATCGCCGCCCTGATCAACGGCGTGATCGGCACCCTGCTGGCCTGGGTGCTGGTGCGCTACCGCTTCCCGGGGCGCAAGATCATCGACGCGATGATCGACCTGCCCTTCGCCCTGCCCACCGCCGTGGCCGGTATCGCGCTGACGGCGCTGTACGCACCCAACGGCCTGGTCGGCCGCTTCGCCACCGAGATCGGCCTGAAGATCGCCTACACCCCGCTGGGCATCACCCTGGCGCTGACCTTCGTGGTCCTGCCCTTCGTCGTACGTACGGTACAGCCGGTGCTGGCGGACATTCCGCGTGAAGTCGAGGAAGCTGCCGCCTGCCTGGGCGCCAAGCCTTTGCAGGTATTCCGCCACGTGCTGCTGCCGGCACTGCTCCCCGCCTGGCTGACCGGTTTCGCCCTGGCCTTCGCCCGCGGCGTCGGCGAGTACGGCTCGGTGATCTTCATCGCCGGCAACATGCCGATGAAGACCGAAATCCTGCCGCTGCTGATCATGGTCAAGCTGGACCAGTACGACTACACCGGCGCCACCGCCATCGGCGTGCTGATGCTGGTCGTCGCCTTCGTCCTGCTGCTGCTGATCAACCTGCTGCAACGCCGCATCGAAACGCCTTGA
- the oscA gene encoding sulfur starvation response protein OscA produces the protein MSATLRSLDGQDEANILREVQSALRGLRFGAVEITVHNGQVVQIERKEKFRLQQSPGKQA, from the coding sequence ATGAGCGCAACCCTCCGTAGCCTGGACGGCCAGGACGAAGCCAACATCCTGCGCGAAGTGCAGAGCGCCCTGCGTGGCCTGCGTTTCGGCGCCGTCGAGATCACCGTGCACAACGGCCAGGTCGTGCAGATCGAGCGCAAGGAAAAATTCCGCCTGCAGCAGAGCCCCGGCAAGCAAGCCTGA
- the cysW gene encoding sulfate ABC transporter permease subunit CysW produces MSTASLSAAAAANAARRGNVWGRRALIALAWLAFALFLLLPLFVVLSEALKQGFGTFFDAILEPDALSALKLTLIAVGISVPLNLVFGVAAAWCVTKFEFPGKSILVTLIDLPFSVSPVIAGLIYVLLFGAQGYFGQWLSDHDIQIVFAVPGIVLATIFVTFPFVARELIPLMQEQGTQEEEAARLLGANGWQMFWHVTLPNIKWGLIYGVVLCTARAMGEFGAVSVVSGHIRGVTNTLPLHVEILYNEYNHVAAFSVATLLLLMALVILLLKQWSESRLTRAKVKADEE; encoded by the coding sequence ATGAGTACCGCAAGCCTTTCCGCCGCGGCCGCTGCCAATGCTGCTCGCCGGGGTAATGTCTGGGGCCGCCGCGCCCTGATCGCGCTGGCCTGGCTGGCCTTCGCGCTGTTCCTGCTGCTGCCGCTGTTCGTGGTGCTGAGCGAGGCGCTGAAGCAGGGTTTCGGCACCTTCTTCGACGCCATCCTGGAACCCGACGCACTGTCCGCGCTGAAGCTGACGCTGATCGCCGTGGGCATCTCGGTGCCGCTGAACCTGGTGTTCGGCGTCGCCGCCGCTTGGTGCGTGACCAAGTTCGAGTTCCCCGGCAAGAGCATCCTGGTGACCCTGATCGACCTGCCGTTCTCGGTCTCGCCGGTAATCGCCGGCCTGATCTACGTGCTGCTGTTCGGTGCCCAGGGCTACTTCGGCCAGTGGCTGTCGGACCACGACATCCAGATCGTCTTCGCCGTGCCCGGCATCGTCCTGGCCACCATCTTCGTCACCTTCCCCTTCGTCGCCCGCGAACTGATCCCGCTGATGCAGGAACAGGGCACCCAGGAAGAGGAAGCCGCGCGCCTGCTAGGCGCCAATGGCTGGCAGATGTTCTGGCACGTGACCCTGCCGAACATCAAATGGGGCCTGATCTACGGCGTGGTGCTGTGCACCGCGCGGGCCATGGGCGAGTTCGGCGCCGTGTCGGTGGTCTCCGGGCACATCCGCGGCGTCACCAACACCCTGCCGCTGCACGTCGAAATCCTCTACAACGAGTACAACCACGTCGCCGCTTTCAGCGTCGCCACCCTGCTGCTGCTGATGGCCCTGGTCATCCTGCTGCTCAAGCAGTGGAGCGAATCGCGCCTGACCCGCGCCAAAGTCAAAGCTGACGAAGAGTGA
- the desA gene encoding delta-9 fatty acid desaturase DesA, producing MWYNGFLDLSPWQLVAVTLVLTHITIVSVTVYLHRYSAHRALELHPVLQHFFRFWLWMTTGMNTREWTAIHRKHHAKCETADDPHSPVFKGLGTVLRRGAELYREEAKNEDTLRIYGKNCPDDWLERNVYSRYPLGGIVLMFLIDVALFGALGLTVWAVQMAWIPVWAAGVINGLGHAVGYRNFECRDAATNLVPWGILIGGEELHNNHHTYPNSAKLSVKRWEFDLGWAWIKVFSFLRLAKVARVAPIAHRVEGKGSLDMDTAMAILNNRFQIMAQYRKLVIGPLVKQELAKADASVRHLFRRAKRLLSRETSLLEERHHARIQDLLAQSQSLQVIYEKRLALQQIWVKTSANGHDMLAAIKQWVQEAEASGIQSLKEFAEQLKTYSLRPAV from the coding sequence ATGTGGTACAACGGTTTTCTTGACCTGTCGCCGTGGCAACTGGTGGCGGTCACCCTGGTCCTGACGCATATCACCATCGTCAGTGTCACCGTTTATTTACACCGCTATTCCGCGCACCGCGCCCTCGAACTGCACCCCGTGCTGCAACACTTCTTCCGTTTCTGGCTGTGGATGACCACGGGCATGAACACCCGCGAGTGGACCGCCATCCACCGCAAGCACCACGCCAAGTGCGAAACCGCCGACGATCCGCACAGCCCGGTGTTCAAGGGCCTGGGCACCGTCCTGCGGCGTGGCGCCGAGCTCTATCGCGAAGAGGCGAAGAACGAGGACACCCTGCGCATCTACGGCAAGAACTGCCCGGACGACTGGCTGGAGCGCAATGTCTACAGCCGCTACCCGCTGGGCGGCATCGTTCTGATGTTCCTGATCGACGTCGCCCTGTTCGGTGCCCTCGGCCTGACCGTCTGGGCCGTGCAGATGGCGTGGATTCCGGTGTGGGCCGCCGGGGTGATCAACGGCCTGGGCCATGCGGTCGGCTACCGCAACTTCGAGTGCCGCGACGCTGCCACCAACCTGGTGCCTTGGGGCATCTTGATCGGCGGTGAAGAGCTGCACAACAACCACCACACCTACCCGAACTCGGCCAAGCTGTCGGTGAAGAGGTGGGAATTCGACCTGGGCTGGGCCTGGATCAAGGTCTTCAGCTTCCTGCGCCTGGCCAAGGTGGCCCGCGTGGCGCCGATTGCCCACCGCGTCGAAGGCAAGGGCAGCCTGGACATGGATACCGCCATGGCCATCCTCAACAACCGCTTCCAGATCATGGCCCAGTACCGCAAGCTGGTGATCGGCCCGCTGGTCAAGCAGGAACTGGCCAAGGCCGACGCGTCGGTACGCCACCTGTTCCGCCGCGCCAAGCGTCTGCTGTCGCGGGAAACCAGCCTGCTGGAAGAGCGCCACCACGCGCGCATCCAGGACCTGCTGGCGCAGAGCCAGTCCCTGCAGGTGATCTACGAGAAGCGTCTGGCGCTGCAGCAGATCTGGGTGAAGACCAGCGCCAATGGCCACGACATGCTCGCCGCGATCAAGCAGTGGGTGCAGGAGGCGGAAGCCAGTGGCATCCAGTCGCTGAAGGAGTTCGCCGAGCAGCTCAAGACCTATTCGCTGCGCCCTGCCGTGTAG
- a CDS encoding sensor domain-containing diguanylate cyclase, which produces MDEQNKMPADQDEALLALLHSRAEVQRLKEREQLFSVLLASINSVLWAFDWQAQRMVYVSPAYERIFGRSAALLLADYGEWQNCIYPDDLDYAQSSLLEVLERGAIEQREYRILRADGQVRWLSDKCFVSQHNDAGVPQMIVGIAEDITDKKHMETELHRLATTDVLTQSSNRRYFFDSAEQAFLDCKATSTPLAFLLLDVDDFKKINDAYGHQVGDVVLQRIAQSGAGALRRGDLFGRIGGEEFAVLLPGCNETMARQIGERLQREVQRLRFNEAEQVFSVTISQGLTLLQPDDQNLSALYSRADAALYQAKRTGKDRIVQG; this is translated from the coding sequence ATGGATGAACAGAACAAGATGCCTGCGGATCAGGACGAAGCCCTGCTGGCGTTGCTGCACAGCCGCGCCGAGGTACAGCGGCTGAAGGAGCGCGAACAGCTCTTCAGCGTGCTGCTTGCCAGTATCAACTCAGTCCTCTGGGCCTTCGACTGGCAAGCCCAGCGCATGGTCTATGTCAGCCCGGCCTACGAGCGCATCTTCGGCCGTTCCGCGGCGCTGTTGCTGGCGGACTACGGCGAATGGCAGAACTGCATCTATCCCGATGACCTGGACTACGCCCAGAGCAGCCTGCTGGAGGTGCTCGAACGCGGCGCCATCGAGCAGCGCGAGTACCGCATCCTGCGAGCCGACGGGCAGGTGCGCTGGCTGAGCGACAAGTGCTTCGTCAGCCAGCACAACGACGCCGGCGTGCCGCAGATGATCGTCGGTATCGCCGAGGACATCACCGACAAGAAGCACATGGAGACCGAGCTACACCGCCTGGCCACCACCGACGTGCTGACCCAGAGCAGCAACCGCCGCTACTTCTTCGACAGCGCCGAGCAGGCCTTCCTCGACTGCAAGGCGACTTCCACGCCCCTGGCCTTCCTGCTGCTGGACGTGGACGACTTCAAGAAGATCAACGATGCCTACGGCCACCAGGTGGGCGACGTGGTGTTGCAACGGATTGCCCAGAGTGGGGCGGGCGCATTGCGCCGTGGCGACCTGTTCGGCCGCATCGGTGGCGAGGAATTCGCCGTGCTGTTGCCTGGATGTAACGAGACGATGGCGCGGCAGATCGGCGAGCGCCTGCAACGGGAAGTCCAGCGCCTGCGCTTCAACGAAGCCGAGCAGGTCTTCAGCGTGACCATCAGCCAGGGGCTGACCTTGCTGCAACCGGACGATCAGAACCTGTCGGCACTTTACAGTCGCGCCGATGCGGCGCTGTATCAGGCCAAGCGCACCGGCAAGGACCGCATAGTTCAAGGATGA
- a CDS encoding sulfate ABC transporter substrate-binding protein, producing the protein MSIRRFALAALASALIAGPVSAATQLLNVSYDPTRELYQAYNAAFIKHWKAQGGDDLTVQQSHGGSGKQARAVIDGLKADVVTLALAGDIDELNKLGQLLPADWQARLPDNSTPYTSTIVFLVRKGNPKGIKDWGDLTKQGVEVITPNPKTSGGARWNFLAAWAWAKKEFGSDEKAQEYVKNLYKHVPVLDTGARGSTITFVNNNIGDVLLAWENEAFLAKKEQGGENFEIVVPSVSILAEPPVAVVDKTVDKKGTRKVAEEYLKYLYSEEGQRIAAQNFYRPRNAKVAAEFANQFPKLNLVTIDKDFGGWKVAQPKFFNDGGIFDKIYQAQ; encoded by the coding sequence ATGTCCATCCGTCGTTTCGCCCTGGCCGCCCTCGCCAGCGCCCTCATTGCCGGCCCGGTTTCCGCCGCCACCCAACTGCTGAACGTTTCCTACGACCCAACCCGCGAGCTGTACCAGGCCTACAACGCCGCCTTCATCAAGCACTGGAAGGCCCAGGGCGGTGACGACCTGACCGTGCAGCAATCCCACGGTGGCTCGGGCAAGCAGGCCCGCGCCGTGATCGACGGCCTGAAGGCCGACGTGGTGACCCTGGCCCTGGCCGGCGACATCGACGAACTGAACAAGCTGGGCCAACTGCTGCCCGCCGACTGGCAGGCGCGCCTGCCGGATAACAGCACCCCCTACACCTCGACCATCGTGTTCCTGGTGCGCAAGGGCAACCCCAAGGGCATCAAGGACTGGGGCGACCTGACCAAGCAGGGCGTGGAAGTCATCACCCCGAACCCGAAAACCTCCGGCGGCGCCCGCTGGAACTTCCTGGCCGCCTGGGCCTGGGCGAAGAAAGAGTTCGGTAGCGACGAGAAAGCCCAGGAATACGTGAAGAACCTGTACAAGCACGTCCCGGTTCTGGACACTGGCGCCCGCGGTTCGACCATCACCTTCGTCAACAACAACATCGGCGACGTGCTGCTGGCGTGGGAGAACGAAGCCTTCCTGGCCAAGAAGGAACAGGGCGGCGAGAACTTCGAGATCGTCGTACCGTCGGTTTCCATCCTGGCCGAGCCGCCGGTGGCCGTGGTCGACAAGACCGTCGACAAGAAGGGCACCCGCAAGGTCGCCGAGGAATACCTGAAGTACCTGTACAGCGAAGAAGGCCAGCGCATCGCCGCGCAGAACTTCTACCGTCCGCGTAACGCGAAGGTCGCTGCCGAGTTCGCCAACCAGTTCCCGAAACTCAACCTGGTGACCATCGACAAGGACTTCGGTGGCTGGAAGGTCGCGCAGCCCAAGTTCTTCAACGACGGCGGCATCTTCGACAAGATCTACCAGGCGCAGTGA
- a CDS encoding GGDEF and EAL domain-containing protein — protein sequence MNPRLSALRISLLYLVFAALWMVLGDHWLQMVFTEPTQLLRWMIAKKYVFLGVSALLLYLLLTRHLCRQQTTVSALADRENRLSRALNVVEDGVWDWDLRTQRVYYSPGYANLIGLPCERLSDDFLLWENRLHPDDRDTALAAYQDHIDGLSEQLDCVYRILHSDGGYRWIHARGRVERSATGDALRMTGISRDVTRQRSNEEHLRQAAAVFEATQEGLLVTDSRGIIVHTNPSFSRITGYTAEEVLGGQPSLLKSGRQNAAFYQHMWEALVRDGVWSGEIWNRRKSGEVYPQWQHIRAVRNDQGQLTHYVAVFSDLSSLKRSQHELDFLAHHDPLTGLPNRLLLRERIEQALARAEREQGGGALLVIDLDHFKHINDSLGHSTGDQLLKAIAERMQACLDERCSLARLGGDEFAVILESPQQQHASSLAQRLLEAMNAPFAVDGQTIYMSVSLGVSLFPEDARNVDHLMQHADAALFQAKASGRSLYAFYTPELTARARSHVQVEAALRHALDHDELRIYFQPVHDLASGRMVGVESLVRWQHPQRGLVPPSEFIPVAEETGLITALDAWMLDQACRQMRAWLDAGITLDFIAVNVSSRLFGRGGLEERVALALEQSGLEPHYLELEVTESAVMQNFDQGLELLCQLRLLGVHLAIDDFGTGYSSLMRLKRMPVHKLKIDQGFVAGLPDDAEDAAIACAVIALGQSMGLQVVAEGIERPDQAAFLLTHACDFGQGYWYDKPQPAQALLAKLPRQTS from the coding sequence ATGAACCCTCGACTTAGCGCCCTTCGCATCAGCCTGCTGTACCTGGTGTTCGCCGCCCTCTGGATGGTGCTGGGTGACCATTGGTTACAAATGGTCTTCACCGAGCCGACCCAGCTCCTGCGTTGGATGATCGCCAAGAAGTACGTGTTCCTGGGTGTCAGCGCACTGCTGTTGTACCTGCTGCTGACCCGACACCTCTGCCGCCAGCAGACGACCGTGAGCGCCCTGGCCGACCGCGAGAATCGCCTGAGCCGCGCGCTGAACGTGGTCGAGGACGGGGTCTGGGACTGGGACCTGCGCACCCAGCGCGTCTATTACTCGCCAGGCTACGCCAACCTGATCGGCCTGCCCTGCGAGCGCCTGAGCGACGACTTCCTGCTCTGGGAAAACCGCCTGCACCCCGACGACCGCGACACAGCCCTCGCGGCCTACCAGGACCACATCGATGGGCTGAGCGAACAGCTCGACTGCGTCTATCGCATCCTCCACAGCGACGGCGGCTATCGCTGGATTCACGCCCGCGGCCGGGTCGAGCGCAGCGCCACGGGCGATGCGCTGCGCATGACAGGCATCAGTCGCGACGTCACCCGCCAGCGCAGCAACGAGGAACACCTGCGCCAGGCCGCGGCGGTATTCGAGGCGACCCAGGAAGGCCTGCTGGTCACCGACAGCCGCGGCATCATCGTGCACACCAATCCGTCGTTCTCGCGCATCACCGGCTACACGGCCGAAGAGGTGCTCGGCGGCCAGCCGTCGCTGCTCAAGTCCGGCCGGCAGAACGCCGCCTTTTACCAGCACATGTGGGAAGCCCTGGTGCGCGACGGCGTGTGGAGCGGCGAAATCTGGAACCGCCGCAAGAGTGGCGAGGTGTACCCGCAGTGGCAGCACATCCGCGCGGTGCGCAACGACCAGGGCCAGCTGACCCACTACGTGGCGGTGTTTTCCGACCTGAGCAGCCTCAAGCGCTCGCAGCATGAGCTGGACTTCCTCGCCCACCACGACCCGCTCACCGGCCTGCCCAACCGCCTGCTGCTGCGCGAGCGCATCGAGCAGGCCCTGGCCCGCGCCGAGCGTGAACAGGGCGGCGGCGCCCTGCTGGTGATCGATCTCGACCACTTCAAGCACATCAACGACAGCCTCGGACACAGCACTGGCGACCAGTTGCTCAAGGCCATCGCCGAACGCATGCAAGCCTGCCTCGACGAGCGCTGCTCCCTGGCGCGGCTGGGTGGCGACGAGTTCGCGGTGATCCTCGAAAGCCCGCAGCAACAGCACGCCAGCAGCCTCGCCCAGCGCCTGCTGGAAGCGATGAACGCGCCCTTCGCGGTCGACGGACAGACCATCTACATGTCCGTCAGCCTCGGCGTGAGCCTGTTCCCCGAGGACGCACGCAACGTCGACCACCTGATGCAGCACGCCGACGCCGCGCTGTTCCAGGCCAAGGCGAGCGGCCGCAGCCTGTACGCCTTCTACACCCCGGAACTGACCGCCCGCGCGCGCTCCCATGTGCAGGTGGAAGCCGCGCTGCGCCACGCGCTGGACCACGACGAACTACGCATCTACTTCCAGCCGGTGCACGACCTGGCCAGCGGGCGCATGGTCGGTGTCGAGTCGCTGGTGCGCTGGCAGCATCCGCAGCGCGGCCTGGTGCCGCCCAGCGAGTTCATTCCCGTGGCCGAGGAAACCGGACTGATCACCGCGCTCGACGCCTGGATGCTCGACCAGGCCTGTCGGCAGATGCGCGCCTGGCTCGATGCCGGCATCACCCTGGACTTCATCGCAGTGAACGTCTCCAGCCGGCTCTTCGGGCGCGGCGGCCTCGAAGAACGCGTCGCCCTGGCGCTGGAACAGAGCGGCCTGGAACCCCACTACCTGGAACTGGAAGTCACCGAAAGCGCGGTGATGCAGAACTTCGACCAAGGCCTGGAGCTGCTCTGCCAGCTGCGCCTGCTGGGCGTGCACCTGGCCATCGACGACTTCGGCACCGGTTATTCCTCGCTGATGCGCTTGAAGCGCATGCCGGTGCACAAGCTGAAGATCGACCAGGGCTTCGTCGCCGGTCTGCCCGACGACGCCGAGGATGCCGCCATCGCCTGCGCGGTGATCGCCCTGGGCCAGAGCATGGGTCTGCAGGTGGTCGCCGAAGGAATCGAACGCCCCGACCAGGCCGCTTTCCTCCTCACCCACGCCTGCGACTTCGGCCAGGGCTACTGGTACGACAAGCCGCAGCCCGCGCAGGCCCTGCTGGCGAAACTGCCGCGCCAGACCAGCTAA